One genomic window of Hippopotamus amphibius kiboko isolate mHipAmp2 chromosome 10, mHipAmp2.hap2, whole genome shotgun sequence includes the following:
- the FAM3B gene encoding protein FAM3B, which yields MRPVTAGTLKALFFIFASLCAWYSGYLLAELIPDVPLSSAVYSIRSIGERPVLKAPAPKRQKCDHWTPCPPNTYAYRLLSGGGRDKYAKICFEDEMLIGEKTGNVGRGINIAIVSYVTGKVIATHYFDMYEGDNSGPMTHFIQSAPSKCLLFMVTHDDGSSRLKEDAKKAIEALGSKEIRNMKFRSSWVFLGAKGFELPAGIEREKVNHSDNSKNRYSGWPAEIQIEGCIPKGPS from the exons ATGCGCCCCGTGACTGCCG GCACCTTGAAGGCACTGTTCTTCATCTTCGCCTCCCTGTGCGCCTGGTATTCCGGGTACCTGCTGGCAGAGCTCATTCCAGACGTGCCCCTGTCCAGCGCCGTCTACAGCATCCGGAGCATCGGTGAGAGGCCCGTCCTCAAAG CCCCAGCCCCGAAAAGGCAAAAGTGTGACCACTGGACCCCGTGTCCCCCGAACACGTACGCCTACCGGTTGCTCAGCGGGGGTGGCAGGGACAAGTATGCCAAGATCTGTTTTGAGGATGAGAT GCTCATAGGAGAGAAGACTGGGAATGTTGGAAGAGGAATAAATATTGCCATTGTCAGCT ATGTGACTGGGAAAGTGATAGCGACACATTATTTTGATATGTACGAAGGCG ATAACTCTGGACCAATGACGCATTTTATTCAGAGCGCTCCCTCGAAGTGCCTGCTCTTCATGGTGACCCACGATGACGGGAGCAGCAG aCTGAAGGAGGACGCCAAGAAGGCCATAGAAGCCCTGGGAAGTAAAGAGATCAGGAACATGAAATTCAGGTCGAGCTGGGTGTTTCTTGGAGCAAAAGGCTTTGAACTTCCTGCAGGAATTGAGAGAGAAAAG GTCAACCACTCAGATAATTCGAAGAACAGGTATTCGGGCTGGCCTGCAGAGATACAGATAGAAGGCTGCATACCAAAAGGACCAAGCTAA